From one Diachasmimorpha longicaudata isolate KC_UGA_2023 chromosome 8, iyDiaLong2, whole genome shotgun sequence genomic stretch:
- the LOC135165616 gene encoding unconventional myosin-IXa-like isoform X3, producing MEIGVSGVVQVFVGEWSPEYEALSIKATKQTTSAEIVECIIERLGLGDANLMNGYELAEVVGNSVGQECKERRLGPSECPVALMLLWPKNSAQQEYYRFYLRKKQPDYLWSDSRFPMDPQLLKDYFNRFLYQPRDKEYPDLCQLPDLNEQTLLDNLRARFLAGNIYTYVGSILIAVNPFKFYPIYNPKYVKLYQNRRLGPDIPPHIFAIADAAYHSMLKEKKNQCIVISGESGSGKTESTNFLLHHLTALSQKGSHGSGVEQTILSAGPVLEAFGNAKTAHNNNSSRFGKFIQVNYKENGMVHGAVVQKYLLEKSRIVSQGKNERNYHVFYYLLAGANDQERQVLHLESPDRYNYLNKSGCYGLENIDERHEFSRLKQSMEMVGFTPEKQRRLFAVLSAVLLLGNVEFQPRKSYHHHDEAVGVKNPEVVAIISELLRVKQETLLAALTAKRARASGETLVINYRLPEAIAARDAMAKCLYGALFDWIVLQVNHALLSKKDTLRDHQGHSIGVLDIFGFEDFKTCNSFEQLCINYANEQLQHYFNQHVFQYEQREYRKQGIRWTDIGYSDNSGCLNLIEGKPNGLLCLLDDQCNFPGATNETLLQKFNSVHKENQFYETPQRREAAFVVRHYAGAVKYQAANMREKNLDLMRPDGVVGVLKNSSLAFVRELVGADPVAVFRWAILRAFFRAHFAFQEAGRAHRHGRADGNKNSVQNRYRTPNENLIRNVNQTQQHNTTNISTPKGYVLRVRDEQQNSNYRFRRDTHTPLERVLPKDEANVMERANQIVMKNKSFRPRERGKKGLKNLQTVKTLAGRTQSYGTGPGKARKQPMTVSAQFQQSLHSLMDTLNQANPFFIRCIKSNSNKIPNEFDEETVQRQLRYTGMLETVRIRQAGFNVRLTYEEFIQLYRMLLPHGLLSSQNDVRDFLLTLNLNKDNYQLGKTKVFLRESEKIKLDIELHQQIITSITTIQKWFRACLERRKFLRIKNAVVLIQSFWRMVMAQKMAHNLRTRIDAATHIQSTWRAYKQQTWFKKFRISLIHFQARIRGNKSRKEFLELKKRKREFCKSDLRFEDDSRLLTRLEIQGNLDTSSSYSKRKLTTNKRILNSRTPETKTETFKTEETRKGSLESLASLRSYESQMSVDSAESHFSQENSNSKPIPSARTKRTDQTVVVHSIMNMTSRSSSVSKRTDSSSTGFSDGDTDGETPNVIQSASPIFNSLSASNLASLSPRETKYYIGPPNSHQTEIWRRRADFTYQDPPPHKSLITRSPNITQCKHLTESLLEHAKLDRLNEATNLNIKLETNDRYNKNESFGPREVRRLSETTGDRYDTLGSPSRHLRESKEYNYLKRQNSEGDTSLKIDILDKIRDEDLKLKEKTEPDVPVRSARRNRPGREVQCRSMGESVPENNPPEARNIFLGTIKESDLKTPQIWSKKDELSSRTVTDWPVKSEGSYKPQAIGKRVRSNAITTLELRRRNSDPATKVSGLDEKSSDSSNDLKLAPGMNLLEWKSNNLFTLAGHRFRKIARFTKEDVCVCCHEKMDAFVTQGYKCNDCKQLYHVKCIQNGGVLKMPCPLANTPSRRKNRKPMRTPYEAVKQTVQSKFSLTGTSAFSDSTDKIISDAKELALMQDFITKKIYAMEVQEEGKKPSEVDRVFKQALRKFKDDLVITYSLAIQQGVEGNIKYTDLIANFLHVMETVCKQENTREDFPVTMGVNAFRGFMNEFMTLVKTEAPEKASKSKRKKEKKRKQEEPIRHGNHMFQLTIINIPTACEVCTSFFMWPIERGLVCQNCKLTCHKKCYTRAVAECGKDGINDSNCRKVFNVPLYKLDCGDGKVPLVVDRLITTIEMHGLYTEGLYRKSGVSSKVRELKVKMDEGDLEKVDFENYQVHVLAAVLKSFFRDMPEPLMTFEYYDDFLHAANLTDPHDRISTLFAILKKLPKPNFDLMERLIVHLARVALHEVDNRMSPSALAIVFAPCILRTNRVLPAQDSLQDVGRQTKCIETIVQEKLRFVKTTLADISTLESACHAATNRLSSLRSSKIFSPEELNVGSTTLGRCTNEGGGDRGDEEEALLVGHIQTIQKEKALLTSTLPSLTRASSDDDLLLSATDLDDGSLDDLLPTSADALARKKAVHRQSSTDNSFPTIINVDEDMVMV from the exons ATGGAGATTGGTGTATCTGGTGTCGTCCAAGTATTCGTGGGTGAATGGAGCCCGGAATACGAGGCATTGTCAATAAAAGCAACAAAACAAACAACATCAGCTGAAATTGTTGAATGTATCATTGAGAGATTGGGTCTTGGAGATGCTAATCTCATGAATGGGTATGAGTTGGCTGAAGTAGTGGGCAATTCTGTGGGACAGGAGTGCAAGGAGAGAAGGCTTGGTCCCTCTGAGTGTCCTGTTGCGCTCATGCTACTGTGGCCAAAAAATTCAGCACAACAGGAGTATTACAG GTTTTACCTCCGAAAAAAGCAGCCGGACTACCTCTGGTCGGACAGCCGCTTTCCAATGGACCCGCAACTTCTGAAGGACTACTTCAACCGCTTCCTGTACCAGCCCCGTGACAAGGAATATCCCGACCTCTGTCAGCTCCCTGATTTAAACGAACAAACTCTTCTAGACAATCTTCGGGCGCGTTTTCTCGCTGGTAACATCTACACTTATGTGGGTAGCATTCTCATAGCCGTGAATCCCTTTAAATTTTATCCCATCTATAATCCAAAATACGTAAAACTATACCAAAACCGGAGACTGGGCCCTGACATTCCTCCTCACATATTCGCGATAGCTGATGCTGCGTATCACTCGATGTTGAAGGAAAAGAAGAATCAGTGTATTGTAATAAGTGGTGAAAGTGGATCAGGAAAAACCGAATCTACGAATTTTTTGCTGCATCATTTGACAGCATTGAGCCAGAAAGGATCGCATGGAAGTGGAGTAGAGCAGACGATTCTCAGTGCAGGTCCTGTACTTGAGGCCTTTGGTAATGCCAAGACAGCTCACAACAATAACAGCAGTAGATTTGGTAAATTCATTCAAGTCAACTATAAGGAGAATGGAATGGTCCATGGTGCTGTTGTACAGAAGTATCTTCTCGAGAAGTCTAGGATAGTCTCTCAAGGTAAAAATGAGCGTAACTATCATGTCTTCTATTACCTCCTCGCTGGTGCTAATGACCAAGAGCGTCAAGTCCTACACCTTGAGTCACCCGATCGTTACAATTACCTAAACAAGAGCGGTTGTTACGGTCTCGAGAATATAGATGAACGCCATGAGTTTTCGAGACTGAAGCAGTCAATGGAGATGGTGGGATTTACACCTGAAAAACAGAGAAGACTCTTCGCAGTCCTCTCAGCTGTATTGCTGTTAGGAAATGTTGAGTTTCAACCGAGAAAGTCTTATCACCATCACGACGAAGCTGTGGGGGTGAAGAATCCCGAGGTGGTGGCCATTATTTCGGAGTTGCTTAGGGTGAAGCAGGAGACCCTTCTTGCTGCACTGACAGCCAAGAGGGCGAGAGCTTCTGGCGAGACTCTGGTGATAAACTATCGTTTGCCTGAAGCCATTGCTGCCAGGGATGCAATGGCCAAGTGCCTTTATGGCGCTCTATTCGATTGGATTGTCCTTCAGGTCAATCATGCTTTGTTATCGAAGAAGGACACACTGAGGGATCATCAGGGCCACAGCATTGGAGTACTTGATATATTTGGCTTCGAGGACTTCAagacgtgcaatagctttgaaCAGCTGTGCATCAATTATGCTAATGAACAGTTGCAGCATTATTTCAATCAGCATGTATTTCAGTATGAACAGAGGGAGTACAGGAAGCAGGGGATCAGGTGGACTGATATTGGATACAGTGATAACTCTGGGTGTCTCAATCTCATCGAAGGCAAGCCCAATGGGTTGCTTTGTCTTCTTGACGATCAGTGTAATTTTCCTGGTGCCACGAATGAGACTTTGCTGCAGAAATTTAATTCTGTGCATAAGGAGAATCAGTTCTATGAGACACCTCAAAGGAGGGAAGCAGCTTTTGTCGTCAGGCATTATGCTGGGGCTGTTAAGTATCAGGCTGCCAATATGCGAGAGAAGAATCTTGATCTGATGAGACCCGATGGAGTAGTTGGGGTGTTGAAGAACTCGAGTTTGGCTTTTGTCAGAGAGCTGGTGGGAGCTGATCCGGTTGCTGTCTTCAGGTGGGCCATACTGAGGGCCTTCTTCAGGGCACATTTTGCGTTTCAGGAGGCCGGGCGGGCACATCGACATGGAAGAG CTGATGGAAACAAAAATTCAGTGCAAAACCGATATAGAACGCCGAACGAGAATTTAATTAG AAATGTCAATCAGACTCAACAACACAACACGACGAATATATCTACGCCCAAGGGTTACGTATTAAGAGTAAGGGATGAGCAGCAAAATAGTAATTATAGATTCAGAAGGGATACACATACGCCACTCGAGAGGGTACTTCCTAAAGACGAGGCTAATGTCATGGAACGTGCCAATCAGATCGTCAT GAAGAACAAATCATTTCGTCCCCGTGAGCGAGGAAAGAAGGGCCTCAAGAATCTTCAAACTGTGAAGACTCTGGCTGGACGAACCCAGAGTTATGGGACAGGTCCTGGAAAAGCAAGGAAGCAACCTATGACGGTATCAGCACAGTTTCAACAGAGTCTCCACAGCCTGATGGACACCCTGAATCAAGCAAACCCCTTCTTCATTCGTTGTATCAAGTCCAACTCGAACAAAATTCCCAACGAATTTGATGAGGAGACGGTTCAGCGCCAGCTCCGTTACACAGGAATGCTGGAGACCGTGAGGATTCGTCAAGCAGGCTTCAACGTCCGTCTGACCTACGAAGAATTCATTCAATTGTATCGAATGCTCCTTCCACACGGTCTACTGAGCTCGCAAAACGACGTTCGCGATTTTCTTCTTACCCTCAACCTCAACAAGGACAACTACCAACTGGGAAAAACAAAAGTCTTCCTCCGAGagtctgaaaaaataaaattggatatCGAACTTCATCAGCAAATCATCACAAGTATCACCACTATTCAAAAGTGGTTCCGAGCCTGTCTCGAACGTCGAAAGTTCCTCAGAATAAAGAACGCAGTAGTACTGATTCAGTCTTTTTGGCGGATGGTCATGGCCCAGAAGATGGCTCACAATCTAAGAACTAGAATAGATGCGGCAACTCACATTCAATCCACCTGGCGAGCTTATAAACAGCAGACCTGGTTTAAGAAATTTAGAATCTCTTTGATCCACTTTCAAGCGAGAATTCGGGGTAACAAATCACGAAAGGAATTCCTAGAGCTCAAGAAACGTAAAAGAGAGTTCTGCAAATCAGATTTGAGGTTTGAAGACGATTCACGATTACTCACTCGATTGGAGATTCAGGGAAATCTTGATACGAGCAGTTCCTACTCGAAACGAAAATTAACGACCAACAAGCGAATTCTGAACTCTCGAACACCGGAGACAAAGACGGAGACATTTAAGACAGAGGAGACGAGAAAGGGAAGCCTAGAGTCACTGGCTTCTTTGCGAAGTTATGAGTCACAAATGAGTGTCGACAGTGCGGAGAGCCACTTTTCCCAGGAGAATTCCAACTCTAAACCCATTCCCTCAGCTAGAACGAAACGAACGGATCAGACTGTCGTTGTCCACAGCATCATGAATATGACCAGCAGATCGTCATCCGTGAGCAAGAGAACGGACAGTTCATCCACTGGATTCAGTGATGGTGATACCGATGGGGAAACTCCTAACGTTATTCAAAGTGCTTCGCCAATCTTCAATAGTCTCTCAGCATCGAACTTAGCCTCCTTGAGTCCACGGGAAACGAAGTATTATATAGGCCCTCCAAATAGTCATCAGACTGAAATCTGGAGGCGAAGGGCCGATTTTACTTATCAGGATCCACCTCCCCACAAGTCGCTGATCACCAGATCTCCAAATATAACTCAGTGCAAGCATTTGACTGAGAGTCTTCTGGAGCACGCCAAGTTGGACAGATTGAATGAAGCCACAAACTTGAATATAAAATTAGAAACCAATGACAGGTACAACAAGAATGAATCCTTTGGTCCTCGAGAAGTCAGAAGACTGTCAGAAACGACTGGCGATCGCTATGATACGCTTGGCTCACCATCAAGACATTTGCGTGAGTCCAAAGAATACAACTATTTGAAACGTCAGAACTCTGAGGGAGATACATCCTTGAAAATCGACATTCTAGACAAGATCAGGGATGAAGATCTGAAATTAAAGGAAAAGACTGAACCGGATGTGCCGGTGCGCAGTGCCAGGAGGAACCGCCCAGGGAGAGAGGTACAGTGTCGATCAATGGGTGAATCAGTCCCTGAAAATAATCCCCCTGAGGCTCGGAATATCTTTTTAGGGACAATCAAGGAATCCGATTTGAAGACACCACAGATATGGTCGAAGAAGGATGAACTGTCATCGAGGACAGTCACTGATTGGCCTGTCAAGTCTGAGGGCTCTTACAAACCCCAAGCTATTGGCAAACGAGTTCGATCTAATGCCATCACAACGTTGGAGCTCAGGAGACGAAACTCTGATCCAGCTACGAAGGTCTCAGGCCTAGACGAGAAATCATCAGATTCGTCGAATGATCTGAAACTGGCTCCTGGTATGAACTTGCTGGAGTGGAAAAGCAATAATTTGTTCACCCTGGCTGGCCACCGGTTCAGAAAAATAGCTAGGTTTACGAAGGAAGATGTCTGTGTTTGTTGTCACGAGAAAATGGACGCGTTTGTCACCCAGGGATACAAATGCAATGACTGCAAACAACTTTATCACGTCAAGTGTATTCAAAATGGTGGAGTTCTGAAGATGCCTTGTCCCCTGGCGAATACCCCCAGCAGAAGAAAAAACAGAAAGCCCATGAGAACTCCCTACGAAGCTGTCAAGCAAACAGTTCAATCCAAGTTCAGTTTAACTGGTACATCAGCTTTCTCGGACAGCACTGACAAAATCATCTCCGACGCCAAGGAGCTAGCACTCATGCAGGACTTCATAACAAAGAAAATTTATGCGATGGAGGTGCAGGAGGAAGGAAAAAAACCGAGTGAGGTTGATCGGGTGTTCAAGCAAGCTCTCAGGAAATTCAAGGACGATCTCGTCATCACTTATAGTTTGGCTATTCAGCAGGGGGTCGAAGGTAACATCAAGTACACCGATCTCATTGCAAACTTCCTTCATGTCATGGAGACTGTCTGCAAGCAGGAGAACACTAGGGAGGATTTCCCGGTAACAATGGGAGTTAATGCTTTCAGAGGTTTTATGAATGAGTTCATGACACTAGTCAAGACGGAAGCGCCGGAGAAGGCGAGCAAGAGCAAAcggaaaaaagagaaaaaacgaAAGCAGGAAGAACCAATCAGACATGGTAATCACATGTTCCAATTGACAATCATCAACATTCCAACGGCTTGCGAGGTCTGTACATCGTTCTTCATGTGGCCCATAGAGAGAGGTCTGGTCTGTCAGAATTGCAAGCTCACTTGTCACAAAAAATGCTACACCAGGGCTGTCGCTGAGTGCGGCAAGGACGGAATCAATGATAGTAATTGTCGAAAAGTTTTCAATGTTCCTCTGTACAAGCTCGATTGTGGAGATGGAAAGGTGCCCCTTGTGGTCGACAGACTCATCACAACTATTGAGATGCATGGTTTGTATACAGAAGGGCTTTATAGGAAGAGCGGTGTTAGCTCCAAGGTGCGAGAGCTCAAGGTGAAGATGGATGAGGGAGATCTGGAAAAGGTGGACTTTGAAAATTACCAGGTGCATGTCTTGGCGGCAGTTCTGAAGAGCTTCTTCAGGGACATGCCTGAACCCTTAATGACATTCGAATATTATGATGATTTTCTCCATGCTGCTAATCTCACTGATCCTCACGATAGAATTAGCACTTTGTTCGCGATATTGAAGAAACTTCCGAAGCCCAATTTTGATCTTATGGAGAGGCTGATTGTTCATTTAGCCAGGGTTGCTTTGCACGAGGTTGATAACAGAATGTCACCTTCTGCTCTGGCTATTGTTTTTGCTCCTTGTATTTTGAGAACCAATCGGGTACTTCCTGCCCAGGATTCTCTTCAGGATGTTGGTAGGCAGACCAAGTGCATTGAGACTATTGTTCAGGAGAAGCTGAGGTTTGTTAAGACAACGCTTGCTGATATCAGTACTTTGGAATCCGCGTGCCATGCGGCGACGAATAGATTATCCAGTTTGAGGTCTTCCAAGATATTTAGTCCTGAGGAACTCAATGTAGGGAGCACCACATTGGGAAGGTGTACCAATGAGGGGGGTGGGGATAGGGGGGATGAAGAGGAGGCACTCTTAGTGGGGCACATTCAGACGATTCAGAAGGAGAAGGCTCTGTTGACGTCGACCCTACCGAGCTTGACGAGGGCCTCTTCCGATGATGATTTGCTGCTGTCAGCGACAGACCTCGATGATGGATCGCTTGATGATCTGCTGCCTACTTCTGCTG aTGCTTTGGCTCGAAAAAAGGCGGTTCATCGACAGAGTTCCACCGACAACTCCTTCCCAACTATAATTAACGTGGATGAGGACATGGTGATGGTATGA